TTCTCGTTGACTCTAGAGGGTGCTGACTGTCGCCGAGAGATATACATTCACACAGCGAAGGACGTAGAGTCGTACTCAAGGGCAGGAAGACAGACGCCATTAGGCTCTTTAGAGGGCACACAAGGGGGAAAGTTATCATAGACATTTTGCTTTTTGTGGCCTCAGTATTCCTGCTTTGTAAGACTTATGCGCAACTCGAAGGTGAgacctcccccacccccccgTCGTGCGCCGCCGGGGCCGGCCTTTGTCAAGATGAGCTCCAACACGCACATTTTTTCCCAcacccttctccatctcAGTGGCGtcgcccttctctcgcagCAGCTACTTCAGGTGAAGGACTCTGTGAACGATATCAAAGTAGCCATAGTCACCGCTGATGACTCCCTCAAAGCAATCTCGGTGAATCCAGCAGTGTGGCCCTCGTCGCTCTGTGATGGTGCCACCACAGGTGGCGACGATGTGCAGTCGCTTGCCTTCGCCTCTGTGACCCTCTCCAAGCTggccgaggaagagaaggcgcaggaTGCCTTCTACGCGAGTCTCAGCGAAATGGCCACGGTGCGCGCGGAGGTGCAGAAGGGGTCTCGCGatgcgacgctgcagcgatACAAGCAGCAGGTTGAGTGTCAGCTGGCTTCCTCCGTGGTAAACCGATCGCTACCGGAGCAacagcaggtgctgctgaatCCTTACAGCACCGTGCGTCGAAAGATTCTCAGCACCTTGCTCACCGTCTCGCCATTTACTACCACACCGAATGCTACCGCAGAGTCGCTCTACAGGCCGACGTCGGCTACCAAAACCAACGCGTGCCGCCCCCCAACCTCTAGCGtcgcgccgccacagcagtcGTCGTCTTACAGCATACCTGTTGGCAGCGAGTACAACTCTCCCTACCCCTTTACTGCGGAAGGGACTCCGAGCTCGGTGTACGCGCGCTACGGTGCGATGactgcaccacagcagccgtcACAGACACCCCCGCCAGTGAGGTACGGGGCGTACGGTTACGAGAGTCTTCCGCAGAACGGAACCGCTACCGACGGCGTGCGCtacgggcagcagcagcacctgcgccgGTATCAGCAACAAAGCGGCCGGCCGCACTACCAAGCCTTGTAGATTTGTGGAAAAAGAGCGCGAGAGCGCAGAAAGTAATTGAGGctgagagtgtgtgtgctggtggtgaCTTTATCGGAAGTTCTGTCTTGTGTGCTGCTTCCCTTGCCGGTACTTGTGGTCCGTGTGCCTCGCTTTTGAGAGCAACAGAAAAGCCAATGTGGTGAGGAATCGtgtgtttttctctgttttacCGTTTGCCTTCATCATCTCTCACTTTTTACTTTGTGCACGCCAGCGCTCCTTCAAGCGTGTCTGCACCTCATAGGCGCCAACGGCGGAGTGATGTCATGATGTCGGTTAGCAGAATCAGGAGCGGCAGAAAAGGACTACCAGGAAAGAACTGCGAGGGCTACAGCtgggaggaaagaggaggataGGTACGGGTGCAACGGTTATGAGGAAGCCACCCTCGGTCTCCCTTTAATTGGCAGAGCCCGTCCTGacgtcgcctcctcgtcttaTCTCACTGTTATTCTCTTTCAATGGTGCATGCACGGTAGTTCACGCTATGGCGGGTAGATGCAGCGCATTCCGGCACGAGCTTCAAGGGGGTTCtacccaccccccccccccttcctacccccccctttttttttctgctgcacctcttcgCACTTTATTTTGCTTCCTTTTCAGCGTTTCACTCTCGTTGTCCCCATTCCTGGCCACCCCTcaagaaggaaggaaaaacgCGTCAACGAGCAGAGACAAGGAGGGGGCGTGTGTAATGTGTTGGTGCACCTCTGtttctgcctcttctttgctctctttgtCTCTTGGCAAATACATCCGCGTTCGCTTGcggcagagggaggcagtCATCGGTGCAGTCGTGTGATGTGTTACGGAGCAACTCGCACAGCTCACTCGTCCCATACAGGAACTCAAAAGCCAGCCCTGAAGTCCCCAGATCGATCCATCGCTTTGGGCTGCCCTATGCCGCCATCTCACCGTTTTCCGCTCTTCACAGTTTAGCCTcatctctgtctctccctctcctttagCCTTTTCTGGTCTCTTTTCACCGCTGGCCGGCCTCCCAACACTTCCCTCTGTACGCGCCCGCCTTCCCGctcacgcccacacacgcgagcgCATATTGGCGTGTCTCCGCGATCGAAagcccacacagagagagagcgcgcgcgaaaAACATAGGAACACACCGAAGGGTACAACAAACTCACAGCTGGTCTTATtgtctgcctcctccgcctccgctcctccctcctctgctttttcttcgtgtCTTCGTGCGAGAGAGTGTGCCTGGGTGCCCTCTGTATCTCTGACCGGCAGTCACCAGTGCTGCGTTCACAGTGCTGTTCTGCAGGACCAGCAGGAAAACTGCTGCAcccgctcctctgcgcctACGTACACTCGCAGGAAACGGGGCTCAAGGGCTTGAACTCACACCACGACATTGGAAAGAGTCCCAGGACTGCATCCTAcgtcttccctctctctccccccaccaaaaaaaaaaactcgCTGCCTCGTTACAGTtgctttttccctctcccctctccgcctcttctcttttgcttttcttgCTGCTGTTTCGTTAGTCTTTCCACCTTGTCTTGCCGCTTCAGGTATTCGCGTTTTTCTGTTGTCATTGCTGCCGACGGCGTGTTGGGAACGGGAGGACGCCCGGGTAAGCTGGTGCGCTTTGTTTGCATtttgtcgccgctgccggacATCACCGACGAGCAAGCAAACCCAAACGTAAAGCTGCGCTAGGCTTTGCGTTGTGCCATTGCGTCGTTCTTGTCTCAGACCTATTCTCTTTATCGTGAGTCCAGGGAGCCTCATCACCTAGTGTTACTTTCCACGATGCTTTCCTCACCTGTGATGCGGCTTACAaccaccaccctccctctcgagGTCGACGTCGCTCCAGAGTTGGCCGACATACACGAGGAGCTGGCGTCTCTTCTACGCCTCTCCGGCATATGCGCTGTGagtagtagcagcagcagcatcgctgcAGGGCCTAacggcaccagcgccgggGTCGGGGTGAGCAACGGAGGCCTCTCCAgtagtgaggaggaggagctgcgtgGCAGACGCAGCCCAGCCGCATCCCCTGTGCGCGCCGCTGAGAATAAGCTAGCCGAACTCATGGCCCCGGTAACGGTGACGTTGCCGCCTCCCATGTCCGACGAAGATGTTGCTGCCATTGCTCATTATGTGCACTGCTTTCATCTGCAGGAGGCGTACGAGCGTGCCTACATCGCTCTCATCTTCCAAGAGTACAAGAAGCGGAAGGCTGTGGAGCAAAAGTGGGCTGGTGATTTGGAGGAATTGTGGAGTGAACTGAAGCGACTGCGGCAGGAGGAGCTCTCGCCTGAGGTACGTGCTTCCATGCGTGTCATCGTGTCCAACGAAGCAGCAGGCCGGACGGCTGTTGAGGAAGCGTACGAAAAGTTCCTGAAGTGGATTGAGGAAACGACGCCGCAATGGAtcgatgctgcgcagcggcaggagcagcagcgggtggAGAATGAgagggcgaaggcggcggctaTGGAAGCCGCGCGAGAGGCATTGACGCAGGAGCTAGCCATCGGACGACACCTTGGCGACGTGAGCGGCTGCACCTCACCCCCGAGTGTCGGCGTGGTGACTGGCCTGAACGAGGACGGCATGCTCTCGTATGAGCCGGCTGTCCCCGTGGATACACAGATGCAGGCATCCCACGATACCACTGAGAAACTTTCTCCcacggagctgcgccgcaagGCCATTCGCATGCTGGAGGCTGAGGAAGCGGAGAtgaggcgccgccgcgaggagcagctgcgcctgctgcgcgtgcaggAAGAGCAGATGCGTGCAGAGATGGCACTCAAGGCACAGCACaagcaggaggaggctgagCGACGCGAACGTGAGGCCGCGCAGAAACAGAAGGACGAACTGGCGCAGCGGTACGATGCCCTGCTGCAAGAGGAGTTCACCTTGCAGAGCCGGATACGGGAGCGAAAGGAAGCAGAGGCGcggcaggaggcggagcggcgtGCAAAGTTAACACAGGTGATGACcgaagaggagcagctgcggcggcgtatACAAGAGGCAGAAGACCGCCGTAAGGcatcggaggaggaggcggcgcgggTGGCACgggagaagaagatgcgCGAGGTacgcgaggaggaggagctgctgcggcagcgcatcgcggagcgcacggcagccacagaggcggagcggctcCAACGCGAAGCCGAGGCCCGCATTCACGCGGAGGTGGAAGCGGTGCGCGCTCAACAAGAAGAGGCACTTCGTCAGGCGAgagcgcagcaggaggagagggagaaaaaacagCAGCTTGCCTACTTGCGTGAtcaggaggaggcgtacaAACGGCGCATTCGAGAGAAGGAGCTCGCCGAGATTGAAGAGAAGCGACGTGCCGCAGAGTtgcagtggcagcacacagcagcagtcacGTCCGCCTATGCCGGCCACTCGGTGCCCTCCACTTCAACCACCCCACTCGCCTTACCGTCAGCGGCCGTCCTTTCAGCACCGTacgtggtgccgccgcaggTTTCCATGAGCTCGTACGTTCCTGTCATGCCCTCTCATGCCTACCAGCCAATGCCGGCGGCACCTGTACCCTCTGCGGT
This portion of the Leishmania panamensis strain MHOM/PA/94/PSC-1 chromosome 27 sequence genome encodes:
- a CDS encoding hypothetical protein (TriTrypDB/GeneDB-style sysID: LpmP.27.1380), whose translation is MRNSKVRPPPPPRRAPPGPAFVKMSSNTHIFSHTLLHLSGVALLSQQLLQVKDSVNDIKVAIVTADDSLKAISVNPAVWPSSLCDGATTGGDDVQSLAFASVTLSKLAEEEKAQDAFYASLSEMATVRAEVQKGSRDATLQRYKQQVECQLASSVVNRSLPEQQQVLLNPYSTVRRKILSTLLTVSPFTTTPNATAESLYRPTSATKTNACRPPTSSVAPPQQSSSYSIPVGSEYNSPYPFTAEGTPSSVYARYGAMTAPQQPSQTPPPVRYGAYGYESLPQNGTATDGVRYGQQQHLRRYQQQSGRPHYQAL
- a CDS encoding hypothetical protein (TriTrypDB/GeneDB-style sysID: LpmP.27.1390) produces the protein MLSSPVMRLTTTTLPLEVDVAPELADIHEELASLLRLSGICAVSSSSSSIAAGPNGTSAGVGVSNGGLSSSEEEELRGRRSPAASPVRAAENKLAELMAPVTVTLPPPMSDEDVAAIAHYVHCFHLQEAYERAYIALIFQEYKKRKAVEQKWAGDLEELWSELKRLRQEELSPEVRASMRVIVSNEAAGRTAVEEAYEKFLKWIEETTPQWIDAAQRQEQQRVENERAKAAAMEAAREALTQELAIGRHLGDVSGCTSPPSVGVVTGLNEDGMLSYEPAVPVDTQMQASHDTTEKLSPTELRRKAIRMLEAEEAEMRRRREEQLRLLRVQEEQMRAEMALKAQHKQEEAERREREAAQKQKDELAQRYDALLQEEFTLQSRIRERKEAEARQEAERRAKLTQVMTEEEQLRRRIQEAEDRRKASEEEAARVAREKKMREVREEEELLRQRIAERTAATEAERLQREAEARIHAEVEAVRAQQEEALRQARAQQEEREKKQQLAYLRDQEEAYKRRIREKELAEIEEKRRAAELQWQHTAAVTSAYAGHSVPSTSTTPLALPSAAVLSAPYVVPPQVSMSSYVPVMPSHAYQPMPAAPVPSAVAPAGCYLYTNPLTAGVPAVGVPPYLPTAQQYPQPYPTATGGYYPGVPHGGAPSGVMAMQASPHAPTAMHTL